DNA sequence from the Sulfurimonas sediminis genome:
CCAAAAGATATTCTAAGCGGAGACAGCTATATTATACGAAAGATCAACGAAAACGAATATTTTATATTTTTGGTTGACGGCATGGGAAAAGGTATTTCTGCTTCTGTAACCGCTATGCTTTGCAGCTCTTTTGTAAATTATTCTATTGATGTGTTCAAAGAAGAGAAGAAATCATTTTCTCTTGAAAAACTACTCCGTTCCTTACTCACATTCATTCAGCCGAACTTATTAGAATATGAAGTGCTTTGTGCGCATTTTATGCATTTCAATCAAAATAAAAAAGTCCTGAATTATGCAATTTTTTCTATGCCTCCTGTACTCTATATGCTCGATACCGCTGAAGTATGCAAACTCAAATCCAACAATACTCCCCTGGCATCCTATACAAAAAAAGTTGTTCTCAATACATTGGATTTGCAAAAACTTTCAAAAATGCTTATTTACAGTGACGGTCTCAATGAAAATATTGTACATGGTTCACAAGAAAATTATAATACCTATATTACTGAAGACTTCCAAAGAGCAGAGAGTGTCGAAGAGTTTGAATATCTGTATCAAAAAAAGATAAAAATTCAAGAAGATGACATCACCTATATTTTACTGACATAAATTAGCTATAATTTCACAAAATTTTAAGATGAGTGGAAAAATATGAAATTTACTTTAGATGCAACTTCAAAAAATGCCCGTGCGGGAACTCTTACAACAGCCCATTCCACCATTAAAACACCGGTATTTATGCCCGTCGGTACCATAGGGAGTGTCAAATCTTTGGATGCCCATGATGTTTTGGAACTGTTGGGTGCCGATATAATTTTGGCAAACACCTACCATATGTATCTGCGTCCTGGTGATAAAACAGTCGCTAAAATGGGAAAACTCCATGGCTTTACAAAATACCCTAAAAGTTTTTTAACAGACAGTGGCGGTTTTCAGGCATTTTCTTTAAGTGACATCTCCAAATCAAAAACGGACGGTATAGAGTTTCGCTCCCATATTGACGGCAGCAAGCACTTCTTTACGCCGAAAAAAGTGATAGACATTCAACACAACCTCGGCTCTGACATTATGATGATTTTGGATGATTTGGTGGCACTGCCGGCAACACAGGAGCGCATAAAACTCTCTATAGAACGCACAACTGCCTGGGCAAAAGAGTCTATAGAATATTTTCGTTCCAAACAAAAAGAGGGTGTGGGCGTTGAACAGAATATTTTTGCCATTATTCAAGGTGGTACAGACAAAGCCTTTCGTACAAAAAGTGCGACCGAACTCTGTGCGCTTGATTATGACGGTTTTGCCATCGGAGGGCTCTCTGTCGGAGAACTCAACAATGAAATGTACGATACGGTAGAACACACCGTACAGTATATGCCAAAAGACAAACCACGTTACTTGATGGGTGTCGGTACACCGGAAGATTTAATAGAAAATATTGAACGCGGCATAGATATGTTTGACTGTGTAATGCCCACGAGAAATGCAAGAAACGGCACGCTTTTTACTTCCTTTGGAAAAATAAACATCAAAGGGGCAAAGTTTAAAGAAGACCCCGCACCGATAGACCCTGAGTGTCAGTGCCTTACATGTAAAACCTACAGCCGTGCCTATATCAACCATCTTTTTCGCGCAAGAGAGATTACCTACTTTCGGTTGGCAACAATTCACAACCTGCATTACTACCTTAACCTGATGAGAGAAGTGCGTGAAGCAATTGTAGCGGACAAATTTGCAGAGTATAAAAAAGAGTTTTATTCTAAAAGAAGCTGACATTTTCTCGGAATCGGTACTTTAGTGCCGACTGTTGTTGCTTCCCTGCCACTTTCAGCCCACCCTAAAGGATAGGTTCCTTAACATTCCGGAATCGGTACTTCAGTGCCGACTGAGAGTGATGAAAAGTAGCAATAGTCTCGGTACTTCAGTGCCGATTCCAGAGAACTACAATTAGTATATAATTACTTTTCCAAAAAGCTCCTCACCGTTATAAAGTGACTGAGCATTCTTTATCACTTTTTTTTCTTTTGTATCAAAAAGAACAACGTTTGCCTTTTGTCCTGTTTCTATCAAACCTGCCTGCATATTGATACATTTGGCAGGATTTTGTACGCACAATCGCACCAACTCAGGCATAGAAATCATGCCCGAGTGTACCAGTTTTGTATAGTAAAGAGGCAGTGCATCTTCTAGCGCTTCACATCCGTATGCCGCATCAAAAAATGCCACTTCTTTGTTTACAGGCGAGTTTGGCTGATGCAGGACACTCAAGAGATCTATATCGCCATTTTTCAAAGCTTCTTGCAAAAGAAGGACATCATCTTTGCTTGCCAGAGGAGGATTGAGTTTTGCCGTTGTATTAAAACCTTCACAGGCTTCATCAGAACAAATCAAGTGATGCACGGAGACTTCACAGCTTACATGTACACCCTCTTTTTTTGCCTTGGAGATAAGCTCTATAGAACGCGGTGAAGCAATGGACTTAAAGAGTATTTTTATATCAAAATATCTTGCTATTTCTATCATTCGTGATACATGTAACACTTCACTCAGCTCAGGAATTCCCGCAAGTCCGAGTTTTGAGCTGACATCTCCTTCTAACATTACACCGGCATTAATGAGTGAGTTGTCTTCGGGCTTGCAAAAGAGTGTCACATCGTACATTTTGACATACTCTGCTATTTTTATGGCGATATTATTTTTAGCTATGGTGCTCATATAGGGAGCGACTACCCCTTTTTTGAGTAAAATTGCAATGTTTGAGAGACTCATATCTTCTTTAAGGGCATTGAGCATAAAGTCAATTTTCACCTCACTTATATCTTTGACACCGTTTTGTGCAAACTCCAAAACGACTTCATTATCTATAGCAGGAGTAGAATCAGCATTTAATACAATATGCCCTACCCCGCCTTTTTTAGCCTCTTTTACAAGAGATTTGATATTTTTTGCATTTAAAGAGGAATCCAGCACTCTTACATTGGTATCTATAAGACTCGGCAGCAGATAGGCACCTTTGGCATCTATAACATTTTCATCCTGCAAATTTTCACCTATGGCGACAATCACACCGTTTTGTATCTGTACATCGACATTTCTTTCTCCATTTACGTCACACACTACGGCATTTGATATAAGCATTTCAGACCACCTTTGATATAATGACGGTATTATAAATTATTAAGGCTTAAAACTCATGAAAATTCTGGTATCAGCTCTCGAACACTCTGCAAATGTGCATCTTAAATCATTAAAAAAAGAGTTGGGAGATGATGTTGAGTTTATGGGTATTTTTGACAAAACACTCGGAAACCCTGTTGTAGATTTGAGAAGCCTTGCTATTATGGGTTTTGTGGATGCTTTGAAAAAATTGAGATTTTTTTTCAAACTTGCAGACGAAATGACAGAACTTGCAAAAGAGGCGGATAAAATACTGCTTATCGACTCTTCTGGCTTTAACCTGCCTCTTGCCAAAAAAATCAAAAAAAGATACCCGCAAAAAGAGATAATCTATTATATACTGCCCCAAGCCTGGGCGTGGAAGAAAAAACGCATTCCCGTTCTTGCCAAAACCATAGACAGGTTATGCTCTATTTTACCTTTTGAGCCGAGTTACTACCCAAAAGACGCTCCTATAGAATATGTCGGACATCCCTTGCTTGACCAGATTACGCACTTTAAAGAATCCCTCAATGATGAAGTCCAAAATATCGTGTTTATGCCAGGCAGCCGAAAAGGTGAGATTACAAAACTCATGCCTGTTTTTAGAGAACTGACACAGCACTTACATGTAAAGGCTACACTGGTTATACCTGAGCATTTTTCCCAGACAGACATCAAGGCATTATATGGAGATATAAGTGATTTTGACATCACGCATGAACCGCATGAAGCCCTTTACAATGCGGATTTTGCTTTTATCTGCAGTGGAACGGCTACGCTTGAAGCGGCACTCATAGGTGTTCCTTTTGTTTTGAGTTACATTGCAAAACCGCTTGACTATTTTCTAGCAAGCAGACTTGTGAAGTTGGATTATCTTGGGCTTGGGAATATTATGTTTTCGCAGTATAAAAAGGAAGCACTGCATCCGGAATTTATTCAAAAAGATGTGACGGTAAAAAATCTTTTAAATGCTTATAAAGAGTATGACAGAGAGAAATTTTTACAAAATTCAAAATCTTTACGAAGCTACTTAAAACATGGAAGTTCCAAAAGAGTAGCAGAGATTATTACACAGTACTAATTTTAATGTTCTCTCGGAAGCAAGGTTTTAACCTCGCCCTTAGTCTTTAATGTCGAAAAGTTTTTAAGTATCTTTTGGTTTTCTGGCTTTAATGCTTATTTTTTTTCCTGTTAATCTTTCTCTTGGTGTGCCGTCATAACGGTGATTTCTCTCGCCGCTTTTTCCTGAAAATTTTGCTTTGCCGTTTTCATCTTTGCCTAAAAATTTGTTGGGTGCTTTTTTCTTTTTTGCCCATTTGTCATCTTTTTCAGCATCTTTTGTAAAGTCACGTTTTGGCTTGTCAAACTTCGGTTTTTCCTGTGTAGAACTTTCATATCGTTTTTTGGCTACTTCTCTTATCTCATCTTTTGAGAGTTTTTTTCTTTTGGGTTCATCACTGTTTTTTGACTCTTTTTGCGGATATTCAAAACCCGGAAGTATCTCTTGTTTGATGGCACGACCCAGCAGTGTTTCTATGGCATGCAGGGCTTTTTGCTCACTCTCATCCAACAGCATTACAGCCTTGTGTGTCGCTTTTGTAACTCTTGCCATATAGACTATGGCTTTTATCGGCATATCATAACTGATCAAAAAACCACAAGTCAAATCTTTGTTTGTTACAAGCTCTTTGTCTTCTATAACCGAAATCTCTTTATTGTTCAGCTCTTCTTTAAGTGCTTGAGCATTGCTTGCACAAACCACCAAAATATCTTCATTTGTATTTTCTTCTATAATTTTATTTAAAAGTTCTGTTTTTTTATCATCCGGGCAGGGATAAATACGGTGGTTGTTTGGTTTAATGGCAATGGTATCAGCAGGCATTTGGTGTCCTATAAAAGTATTTTTGAAATTATACCCACAAATGCCATAAATTATGCTATTATAGAAGAATAAACAAAAGACTTGTTTAAGTCTTCATTAGGAAAAAACGATTCAAAAAGAAATTACATTTAATTCACTCGGTCTTTCAGCGCCGATTTTAAAAGCTGTCA
Encoded proteins:
- the lpxB gene encoding lipid-A-disaccharide synthase — its product is MKILVSALEHSANVHLKSLKKELGDDVEFMGIFDKTLGNPVVDLRSLAIMGFVDALKKLRFFFKLADEMTELAKEADKILLIDSSGFNLPLAKKIKKRYPQKEIIYYILPQAWAWKKKRIPVLAKTIDRLCSILPFEPSYYPKDAPIEYVGHPLLDQITHFKESLNDEVQNIVFMPGSRKGEITKLMPVFRELTQHLHVKATLVIPEHFSQTDIKALYGDISDFDITHEPHEALYNADFAFICSGTATLEAALIGVPFVLSYIAKPLDYFLASRLVKLDYLGLGNIMFSQYKKEALHPEFIQKDVTVKNLLNAYKEYDREKFLQNSKSLRSYLKHGSSKRVAEIITQY
- the tgt gene encoding tRNA guanosine(34) transglycosylase Tgt encodes the protein MKFTLDATSKNARAGTLTTAHSTIKTPVFMPVGTIGSVKSLDAHDVLELLGADIILANTYHMYLRPGDKTVAKMGKLHGFTKYPKSFLTDSGGFQAFSLSDISKSKTDGIEFRSHIDGSKHFFTPKKVIDIQHNLGSDIMMILDDLVALPATQERIKLSIERTTAWAKESIEYFRSKQKEGVGVEQNIFAIIQGGTDKAFRTKSATELCALDYDGFAIGGLSVGELNNEMYDTVEHTVQYMPKDKPRYLMGVGTPEDLIENIERGIDMFDCVMPTRNARNGTLFTSFGKINIKGAKFKEDPAPIDPECQCLTCKTYSRAYINHLFRAREITYFRLATIHNLHYYLNLMREVREAIVADKFAEYKKEFYSKRS
- a CDS encoding response regulator; this encodes MNDYISDIYKTLDILCVESDLKTIEIYKKIFPRMFKNLYCAKNGLEGLEYFQKNEIDIVITRYNMPVCNGLQMSRKIRKIDASVPIIMVTSLQSIDILKEAIDLHITGFLKRPFTTASLLSVFNQAVKSIIVDRCIMKEQSQKITYSTYQEGVTFAKEKIITKNDLQEEERLFKLTCKVIYKPKDILSGDSYIIRKINENEYFIFLVDGMGKGISASVTAMLCSSFVNYSIDVFKEEKKSFSLEKLLRSLLTFIQPNLLEYEVLCAHFMHFNQNKKVLNYAIFSMPPVLYMLDTAEVCKLKSNNTPLASYTKKVVLNTLDLQKLSKMLIYSDGLNENIVHGSQENYNTYITEDFQRAESVEEFEYLYQKKIKIQEDDITYILLT
- a CDS encoding amidohydrolase family protein produces the protein MLISNAVVCDVNGERNVDVQIQNGVIVAIGENLQDENVIDAKGAYLLPSLIDTNVRVLDSSLNAKNIKSLVKEAKKGGVGHIVLNADSTPAIDNEVVLEFAQNGVKDISEVKIDFMLNALKEDMSLSNIAILLKKGVVAPYMSTIAKNNIAIKIAEYVKMYDVTLFCKPEDNSLINAGVMLEGDVSSKLGLAGIPELSEVLHVSRMIEIARYFDIKILFKSIASPRSIELISKAKKEGVHVSCEVSVHHLICSDEACEGFNTTAKLNPPLASKDDVLLLQEALKNGDIDLLSVLHQPNSPVNKEVAFFDAAYGCEALEDALPLYYTKLVHSGMISMPELVRLCVQNPAKCINMQAGLIETGQKANVVLFDTKEKKVIKNAQSLYNGEELFGKVIIY